In Falsibacillus pallidus, the genomic window TACTTCAACAGCTGTACTTGCCATTTTATCAAAACATTTTATAGTTTATAAGAATAAACCAATCTTTAATCCTGCAGCATTAGGATTGCTGTTATCGTACCTTCTTTTCAGAACGGGGCAGAGCTGGTGGGGGGCGTTTGGAGATCTGACTCCATGGGCGATTCCCCTGCTGTTGATAGGCGGGTATGTCGTAGTCAACCGTGTTCATAAATTTCCTCAAGTCTTTGCTTTTTCAGGCACATCGTTTCTTATTTTGGCAATTATGGGTTTTTTCCATTCTACATTAGCAGCAGATGCATTTAGACCGCCATTTATTAATGCCACATTATTCTTTGCATTCTTTATGCTGACAGATCTTCCAACATCTCCAGCAAAAGATAAAGATCAAGTAGTATATGGTTTTCTAACAGGTGCATCAGGCAGCCTTATATACGCATTATCAGGAGGATTATTGTATTTATTTATTGGTCTGTGCTTAGGGAACCTATTTACCTATTATAAAAAACGTTCTGCATCAAAAACGAAAATGAGCAAGCCGGTATCCATGAGAAGATCCAGCTAGCCAAGATAAGAATCAACTAGGAACAATTGATGTCTTATGTTTCCCTATCTTATTTCCTTTTTCATAACCCCCGCAGCTTTGCATACCTTTTTAAAGGGGGTGGGAAAAATGATGTTGGGACAGTTGAGATGGTACTCGAAAAAGATCATGATGCTAGTTGTTATGATTCTAATTTTTTTCACGCTTGCATCAAGCATCTCTGGCCTTGCCGCAAATAAAATTTCTTCTGAATATATGTCGTCATTATTAAAGAATATTGATGCGTCGGAACTGTATTCACATAGTTTCATGAGTGAAAATCATGCATTTCCAGCTCCCGATGAAGGAAGCACTTCACTCAGCCAGATGGCCTTCATGCTGGCGACCAATGTGAAGCCTTATGATATTCGTTCTCTTCTAGGAAGGGAACTTCCGGGCTTCGCCAATTTTGATACAAAAATACAAATTGCAGGACAAGGGAGCAATTTTACGAATCTCCCTGTTGAATCCACTCCTCCGATGGACGTCCTGCTTAACAATGAGGAGCCAATTGGAAGTGGAAATCAAACTGCAGTTCCACCGGCACATCCGAATTTAGAAAAAGTGGTCTATATTTATCACTCACATAGCTGGGAGTCCTTCCTGCCGCTATTGCCAAATGCCAAAAAACCGAACGATGCAGTCAGTTCCAATCCTGAATTGAATATAATTTCAGCGGGGACCACCTTAGCCGATGCTTTGGCCAAAAATGGAATTGGCGCCGAACATGATCGTGATAACATGGCGGAAAAGCTCCACGTGAAGGGATTGACGACCAATCAATCCTACAAGCTCTCAAGATCTATCGTTCAAGATGCCATGGCTGATGAGGAAAGTTTAAAGATGTTCATCGATCTTCATCGTGATTCCCTGAGGAGAGAGGATACAACCATTGCCATTAAGGACAAAAGCTATGCAAGGCTGTATTTCATTGTAGGAGAGGAGCATAAATCCTATAAAGAAAACCTGGCATTTGCCGAAAAACTGCATACGTATCTGGAAGCCCATTATCCTGGATTGAGCAGGGGCGTTCTTTTGAAAAATAAATCCATGGGGGACGGCGTTTATAACCAGGACTTATCTTCAAGGGCGATGTTAGTGGAAGTGGGCGGTGTGGATAATAACCGGGCTGAACTGGATCGTTCCATGAAAGCTTTGGCCGAAGCATTGGAGAATTATTATTGGAGCCAAAAAAATGCAGGACAAATGTAGAAAACGCCAACCGCTGCTCTGGCTGATGCTCATGTTTGTATCGACGCTCTTTTCATTTTATTTGTTCCATTGGATCGTGACGTTATCTTTTTTCATAACAGGGCTTCTCTTTTCAATCGTCTCATTATGCAAGGATGAACCTGACAGAACCTGAACCAATTTGGTTTGGGTTTTTTCGTTTTGAAAGGTATTGAAGTAAGAGATGAAGAAGTAAGTATAGTAAATCATAGCAGCAATCAATGTAAGTTTAATATAATTTTATTATGTAAACTAAAAGGAGTGTTTAAAATGAATGATCAATCCGTCCTCTCTTGGAGTGAGAAGATGCGCTCCGTTGAAAAGGAATATAAAAGAACGATAGAGCCATTTCGGAAAGACTTATGGTGGTATTGCTTCAGGCTTACCGGTTCTCCCTGGGATGCAGAGGACTTAGTCCAGGAAACATTATTGAAGTCACTTTCCATGCTGACAAAGGTTTTTCAGGAATTGAATTTGAAGGCGTATTTATTTCGGATCGCTTCAAACCTTTGGATCGATCAGTGCAGAAGAGGGAAGGCAGCTGTCGCAGGAGGGTATGATATTGAGTGGAAGCAGGATATCGATGCAAAAAATAGCCTTGAAGTGATAGAAAGCCTGGATTATTTGGTTCGCCGATTGACTCCAAAACAGTATACGTCTGTCCTTCTTGTGGACGTCTTTCAATTCAGTACAAAGGAGGCGGCGGAAATACTCGGATGTACTCAAGGTGCTGTTTATGCCAACCTCAACCGTGCACGTGCGGTTCTTTCCGAGGGGATAAACGAACTTCCTAGTTTGGAACTCTTGAATGTGCAAGAATGTAACACCTATTCCGCGACGCTTGAACGTTTGCTGGAAGGGTTTGAGAAAAAAGATCCGAATCTCATTGCTTCTCTATTGGATGACCATGTTGTCACAGAAATCATGCATGCGGGCATTGAATTTGGAAAAGATGAAACCTTGAAGAACTCCTTGAATGATTGGACACAAGTTGCTGCAGGACAAGGGGCTATTCGTGCATCTATCGTTAAGCTTTGGGGACGGACAGTGGTGGTTGAATGTGAGATTAAGGAGGATGGGGATTACTTAAACAATATCCACTTCATTGAAATGGAGGAAGACAGGATCGTTTATTGGAAATTTTACTGTTTTTCTTGGGAATTGCTGAATGCTGCAGCTGTTGAGCTCGGGTTGAAGATGAATGCGCTGAATTTTCAAGGGATTTACTAATGATTTTGTCTCTAATGGGGGATGTTCTAGTTAATATTTTGAAGGTTCTAGCGAAATGTCTGTAAGTTCTAGCAACTAATGCTGTTGTTCTAGTAATTTCGCCTAAACTTCGAGTATACCCAAATAGCCGGCAAAGGGTGATCAATCCTCTGCCGGATTTTCTTTACTTTTGGCTCTTTTCTTAAAGTATGTTGCTTTAGTCGCTAAAACAGAGTAACTTATGCAAATTGTAAAGGAGATTTATCTGGAAAAGAGCCTGGATACCCTATATCAACGCGCAAAACAGGTATTTTTACGTTAAAATCGAAAGTAAGATTTTAACAACAATGTTTACGAAAACAGCCCTACTTTTTCATTCCGGTATAAATAAGGATGGCATCCCGGAGGAAAGCTGCTGTCCCTGGCTGTTCCTTGTCGTAATAGGCAGTGAAGCGTTCATCATCCACATACATTTGGGCAAGCCCCGCGTGTGCTTCTTTACTGTAGGATTTCCAGTAATTCATCAGCCATTTCTTATGGAGTTCTGCTGCTTTTTGTCCCAATACTCCGCCGGGCTCTCCTGTTTTAAATGCATCTGCAAGGGTTTGCTGCAATTCTTCCTCTAGTTTGTTTGCTTCTTCATGCTCGCTTTCGGTCATATTCATTACTTTTTGATTCGACTGGTCTACTGTTTCATCCCCGTATTTTTCTCGAATTTCTTTTCCATATTTCTCTTCATTTTCATCTATCATTTTCTTCTTGAAGCCTTCGAATTTTTCTTTGTTTGACATGGTAGTTCTCCCTTCTTTTACTGCAATGGTCTTCTCCACATTTTTTATGAGAAGGTCCAGCTGCTTTCGTCTGTCAAGGAGCTGTTCACGGTGCTCGGTCAATGCTTTTGCACTGTCAAATGCAGGTGATGCAATGATTTCTTTAATGGTTTCAAGGGAAAGGCCAAGCTCTCGATAGAAAAGGATCTGCTGCAGCAGATCGACTTCAGTCTGCCCGTAGATTCGATATCCTGATGAATTGATTCTTGCCGGCTTAAGAAGGTCAATCTCATCATAATACCTAAGCGTTCTTGCGCTGATTCCAGCCAATTTCCCCAATTTCTGAACCGTATACTCCATTCGATCACCTCCTGACTATTTCACTTTACACCTTAACGCTGCGTCATAGTCAAACCCATTTTACAAAAAATTTTAACCCTGCGTATAATTTATCCATTTAAACTCGTTTAAATAGAGGAAAATGAAATGAAATGGAGTGTGTTTCTTATGAAAAGTCCTATCCTAAACAAAATGAATACCGTTTTTGTCCATGTTTCCGACCTGCATGAATCAGTCAAATGGTACAGCCTATTGCTCAACCTTCGTATCCGTGAGCAGGACATTTATCCACCCGTTTATAATATTGAGATTGATGGACACACCGGATTAACGTTGGATGCTGGACCGACTGGTATGCAGAAAAAGCTGAATCCCAATCCACATCCGATCTTCAACTTTCATACAGATGATATCGATTGTGCTTACGACTATTTAAAAGAACTGGGATATCAAATTGTTTCAGAAATTGTCCGGTTTGATTATTTTTCATTTTTTCATGTTGAGGACCCGGATGGAAATATTATTATGATTTGCACAGGATGAAATGGGATTTTATGCTAGTATTATAGATATGCTAGTTTGGATGAATTAAAAGGAAGTGCACTAATCCCAGTTGCAGGCGGATTGTGAAAATTGCTTTGGTTTGTGCTGCGTAGCATTGCCTTTTGGAAAATCAGCTGATTTTCCATGTAATAAGGATGGCGGTGAACCATGTTCTAATCTAAAATCGGATTACCGATGCAGCATCCATGGGGACTTGAGAGAAAATGGGTATAAAGGATGTACAGTATTTGAATGCTTTGGGGCAGGACAAAAAGTTTCTCAATTTACGTTTGCAGGGGAATCCTGGAGAGGAACACCGGAAAAAGCAGAGTTGATGTTCAAAGTGTTCCCTATCATGCACCAGTTCCATGAAATGCTTTGGTATTTGAATGAAGCTCTATGTATAGAAGCTTGCCGGGACATTCATGCAGATTTAATGTGCATGAATAAAGAGACAGAAGCATTGACATTGGGGGAACCTGAAGAGATTCTCCGAATTGATGTTGTTTTACATCGATTCCGAGTGAATGAGCTGCTGGTAAGGGCAGGGGAACTGGTGAGGAAGGAAGCTCTTGTAATTTATCAACTTAATCCAAAAAATTAGATGAATTTCCGGAGTGCAGATTTAATGGGTAAAAATTTAAAGACTTCTGATTTTAGGGGAGCAAATTTTAGAGGAGCCTATCTAATTGCCGCAGATCTTAGAGATTCAGACTTCCGAATGGCAGAAATGATTGGTGCAGATATGCGTGATGCTGATGTGAGAGGTGCGGACTTCAGCAATAGCCTGTTTCTGACACAAGTTCAAATCAATGCAGCCAAAGGCGACAGTAAGACTAAACTTCCGCCAGGGATCAAACATCCTTTGCATTGGTCTTAGAAATGATATGGTCCAATCCTAATGAAAAAGGATTGGATTTTTATTTTTCTAAATACCTTGCATTATAGAGTAAGATAAAATCAATGCTTCAGAAAATAAATCAGAAGCGGCGATTTATACGGTAAAAAGCTTCAAGCCTGAATCAGGAGAATTTTTAAAAGGGGAGACTACTGTATATCAGTAGAAGCGCACGGTATGGACACCAAAATGGCTTTTTGCTGAATCCTATCCATACGGAAATGGAGATGAAAAATGGTTTGTCATGATGCAGACCCGGACCTTCGATATACTGGCAGTGTTGGTCTGCTTCGTAGGCGGTGCCATGTGGTGGGAGACCTTATATACTATTTAACTGGTAAAATCAGATTTGTTAAACTGGCCAACTATTAGAGTGATAGGGTATGTTCTTCTGGACGTAGAGGAATATGCCTTTTTTATATTGTCGATTTCTTGTATTTCAGGAAGGGGTATAATAATGAACATTTAATTTTTTCTTTCATTCAAAACGGGAAATCGTCAAATTTAATTGGAGTAGTCTTCTTATTTTCCCAATCAGTCCGAATAATTGCGTAGCAAATCGAGTCATTTACAGTCCCATCACTATTTTCCCACGCGCTTCGTAAATAACCTTCTTTAACAAAGCCACATTTATATAGTGTTTTCCTCATTTGCAGGTTGTCGCTTCGAGTATAAGCTTCTATTCTTATTTTCTTATCAGGCAGACTAAAAGTATAGTCCGTCATCCAATGGACAGCTTTTGTCCCAATACCATTTCCTCTAGCAATTTTACTTAACTTAATATCAAACAAGGGGATTGTGTCATTAATATCGTGTATCATAAGTAAGCCAATTTTTTCATTTTCTTGTTCAATCCAATAAGTTTCCCTGTCATCCTGATACCATCCATTGTGGTATTGTTCCACAATTTGCTTTTTTTCTGGTGTTGGATTGGAATGGTATTCCCATGCAGTATCCGTTAAAAAAGAAACTAGATCATCTAACTCATTTTGAAATTTGGTAAATTGAAGATTTTTCACTCTATCCTTCATTCAAAATTCCTTCTTCCATATGTTTATCGGAAAATTCCTTTATCCAATTCATGTCGATTGGGCCATTCAGTACTTTGTAATAATGGCCTACAAAAACATGGACATCATTTTTATAAAAATCAACAATGATAGGCTTTCCCTGATTAGATATGTAAAATTCTATAGGTTCACTGTTATTTAAGTGCTTTTCGTATACCTTTCCCGGTTCCTTCTTTACTTTATATTGACTCAAGAAATTCATTAATTCCTTCACTGTGTCTGGGTCCTTTGTAAACCATTCGTAGGCTTGATCGCCTCTTATTAAACTTTTATCTTTTGTAAATCCCATGGAAGTGAAGGATTGTTCATCAAACGAAATAGCATCATCTAAATCTTTTACTCGATATATATCATATATTTTCAATCCAATTACGACGATCCACAATGACAGACAAAGAAAAACATATTTCCATTTTTTCTTTTTCACTTTTGAGACCTCCTTCAAATAGAAAATTTTCCCTTTTCTTTAATGGTATCCCAGCCAATGTGATTTGAACACCTTTTTTTGAAAAAAGGAGATTAAACAAGAAAAGTCGAACTTTTTAAAGGGGGTCTCAAAATAAAGAATTAATAGGGGTTTTCATATGTATACAATCTCAGTAAAACATTCATTAATAAATGACCAATCCATTCGTGACATGATGGAAGATTATGATATTGGGGAAATTACAGCCTGTCATTTTTTGACCAAGGGATTGAATGATTCTTATTTCGTGGAGTCGAATTCAGGTACATACATATTCAGAGTGTACCGTAAAAACTGGAGGTCAAAGTCTGACATTTTGTTCGAATTGGAAGGAATCCTTCATCTACAAATGAAGGGGATCGCTGTTTCCGTTCCTGTCATGAGAAAAGATAGCGAGTTTCTTACATGGATTGATGCTCCAGAAGGGTTAAGGTATGGAGTTTTGTTTACCTATTCTGAAGGTGATCGTCCAGATATTACGGCTTCGAACTGCCGATTAATAGGGGAAGGATTGGCAAAAATACATTCAGCTTGGGATGATTTTCAACCTAATCATGATAGGTTATTTCAATTGGATCAAAATCATTTAGCGATGGAACCCTTTGAGAGGATACAAGCTGCATTCCGACAATTTGGATTGAATGCGGAAGAAAAGTTTCTAAAAGATACTGTAGCAGCTATTCTGAAAGAACTGAATGGTCGAGATCTTGAGTATGGATTTTGCCATGGGGATTTCCATA contains:
- a CDS encoding phosphotransferase — protein: MYTISVKHSLINDQSIRDMMEDYDIGEITACHFLTKGLNDSYFVESNSGTYIFRVYRKNWRSKSDILFELEGILHLQMKGIAVSVPVMRKDSEFLTWIDAPEGLRYGVLFTYSEGDRPDITASNCRLIGEGLAKIHSAWDDFQPNHDRLFQLDQNHLAMEPFERIQAAFRQFGLNAEEKFLKDTVAAILKELNGRDLEYGFCHGDFHNFNMHVKENRLEAFDFDCGALGYRSYDLAVFSWNLLNNYPSMEKEGWAAFLEGYQSSRKLNEADVQIIGRFVSLRRIWFMGILLENDDVWGTVWKNEKNLSSIIGQLKDDIANRW
- the spoIIP gene encoding stage II sporulation protein P — encoded protein: MMLGQLRWYSKKIMMLVVMILIFFTLASSISGLAANKISSEYMSSLLKNIDASELYSHSFMSENHAFPAPDEGSTSLSQMAFMLATNVKPYDIRSLLGRELPGFANFDTKIQIAGQGSNFTNLPVESTPPMDVLLNNEEPIGSGNQTAVPPAHPNLEKVVYIYHSHSWESFLPLLPNAKKPNDAVSSNPELNIISAGTTLADALAKNGIGAEHDRDNMAEKLHVKGLTTNQSYKLSRSIVQDAMADEESLKMFIDLHRDSLRREDTTIAIKDKSYARLYFIVGEEHKSYKENLAFAEKLHTYLEAHYPGLSRGVLLKNKSMGDGVYNQDLSSRAMLVEVGGVDNNRAELDRSMKALAEALENYYWSQKNAGQM
- a CDS encoding RNA polymerase sigma factor gives rise to the protein MNDQSVLSWSEKMRSVEKEYKRTIEPFRKDLWWYCFRLTGSPWDAEDLVQETLLKSLSMLTKVFQELNLKAYLFRIASNLWIDQCRRGKAAVAGGYDIEWKQDIDAKNSLEVIESLDYLVRRLTPKQYTSVLLVDVFQFSTKEAAEILGCTQGAVYANLNRARAVLSEGINELPSLELLNVQECNTYSATLERLLEGFEKKDPNLIASLLDDHVVTEIMHAGIEFGKDETLKNSLNDWTQVAAGQGAIRASIVKLWGRTVVVECEIKEDGDYLNNIHFIEMEEDRIVYWKFYCFSWELLNAAAVELGLKMNALNFQGIY
- a CDS encoding GNAT family N-acetyltransferase, whose product is MKDRVKNLQFTKFQNELDDLVSFLTDTAWEYHSNPTPEKKQIVEQYHNGWYQDDRETYWIEQENEKIGLLMIHDINDTIPLFDIKLSKIARGNGIGTKAVHWMTDYTFSLPDKKIRIEAYTRSDNLQMRKTLYKCGFVKEGYLRSAWENSDGTVNDSICYAIIRTDWENKKTTPIKFDDFPF
- a CDS encoding RnfABCDGE type electron transport complex subunit D — encoded protein: MTFKKWVKTPKGYVAAAMACYLILASIGYKDMAGFKNAIIAIIAGVVVDTAINIIKGRKWTVPDGAVITGLIIALVSSTAASMWVVTSTAVLAILSKHFIVYKNKPIFNPAALGLLLSYLLFRTGQSWWGAFGDLTPWAIPLLLIGGYVVVNRVHKFPQVFAFSGTSFLILAIMGFFHSTLAADAFRPPFINATLFFAFFMLTDLPTSPAKDKDQVVYGFLTGASGSLIYALSGGLLYLFIGLCLGNLFTYYKKRSASKTKMSKPVSMRRSS
- a CDS encoding VOC family protein, which translates into the protein MKSPILNKMNTVFVHVSDLHESVKWYSLLLNLRIREQDIYPPVYNIEIDGHTGLTLDAGPTGMQKKLNPNPHPIFNFHTDDIDCAYDYLKELGYQIVSEIVRFDYFSFFHVEDPDGNIIMICTG
- a CDS encoding MerR family transcriptional regulator, whose protein sequence is MEYTVQKLGKLAGISARTLRYYDEIDLLKPARINSSGYRIYGQTEVDLLQQILFYRELGLSLETIKEIIASPAFDSAKALTEHREQLLDRRKQLDLLIKNVEKTIAVKEGRTTMSNKEKFEGFKKKMIDENEEKYGKEIREKYGDETVDQSNQKVMNMTESEHEEANKLEEELQQTLADAFKTGEPGGVLGQKAAELHKKWLMNYWKSYSKEAHAGLAQMYVDDERFTAYYDKEQPGTAAFLRDAILIYTGMKK